A part of Bdellovibrionales bacterium genomic DNA contains:
- a CDS encoding transposase: MKKRFSEEQIISAVKKLETGSPAKEVSREMGVTIQTLYHWKKRFGGMDVTDARRLKDLEMENTRLKKDRGGPGSRHRHVEGCELKKVVRSSDKRTEASYLVEKIRGLQGSNQLSAGPSHHHLVL; the protein is encoded by the coding sequence ATGAAGAAGAGATTTAGCGAGGAACAAATAATTTCTGCAGTAAAAAAACTGGAGACGGGATCGCCAGCAAAAGAGGTGTCGCGCGAGATGGGCGTGACGATTCAGACTCTCTACCATTGGAAGAAGCGTTTTGGTGGTATGGACGTGACCGACGCCAGACGGCTGAAAGACCTGGAGATGGAGAATACGCGCCTAAAAAAGGATCGTGGCGGACCAGGCTCTCGACATCGTCATGTTGAAGGATGTGAACTCAAAAAAGTGGTGAGGTCCAGCGACAAGAGAACGGAGGCCTCATACCTTGTTGAAAAAATACGAGGTCTCCAAGGCTCGAACCAGCTGTCTGCTGGGCCTTCCCATCACCACCTTGTATTATAA
- a CDS encoding S8 family serine peptidase yields the protein MLKKIFSFTLVLAFIYSAYAASEGTTYIAVLDSPVDYQHPEISAVLDEELLKEAKIVDEKGQEKSWYDLNLEAKAEFEKRLNKKQYAEQVQFLDSIHMMLGGNIPSDKALATLSAVAKGAIKYIFSPKFRSGLNVVGTYLHGTHVAGIAMRSLTNVRLINFPLITPSKQLTISDILKFDPAKQREDLRRHLDQISQVLKQQNIRVVNLSVGTSGEIAFKSAKNRSTFFQKLFLRGKIKEMAEQGAKIFAEEMRGFFKANPESVFVLAAGNEKRDLRKIGDHTANIEAGNLIKVAAIDGKGKIASFSNRSSSYVDIAAIGTGVTSALVGGSEMHMSGTSQAAPSVANTLARIFESNPQMSSADAIEALYSRYTTSDSTLADMVANGRVLKSSPETERFSAEKATYELTGQVSQSEISRVIMQYSQQVVEKRLSSLDLTIMKGGVEALTINIKNANGKIDVSIVEIPTAADGTPKVARHSASSSAKSCQALFLGL from the coding sequence ATGCTAAAAAAAATTTTCTCATTCACACTGGTGCTTGCCTTTATTTACAGTGCCTATGCTGCTTCCGAAGGAACGACATACATTGCTGTACTTGATTCTCCTGTTGACTATCAACATCCAGAAATAAGTGCAGTTTTAGATGAGGAGCTATTAAAGGAAGCAAAAATAGTAGATGAAAAGGGACAGGAAAAGTCATGGTATGATTTGAATTTAGAAGCTAAAGCAGAGTTTGAAAAAAGATTAAATAAAAAACAATATGCCGAACAAGTTCAGTTTTTAGATTCAATCCACATGATGTTGGGTGGAAATATACCATCAGATAAAGCTCTTGCGACTCTTTCAGCTGTTGCAAAGGGTGCGATTAAGTATATTTTTTCACCCAAGTTTCGTTCTGGTTTAAATGTCGTTGGAACTTACCTTCATGGTACTCATGTTGCTGGAATTGCAATGCGATCTCTTACCAATGTTCGGCTGATTAACTTTCCTCTCATTACTCCATCAAAACAACTAACTATTTCAGATATTTTAAAGTTTGATCCAGCCAAGCAACGAGAAGACTTGAGAAGACATCTAGACCAAATTAGCCAAGTTTTAAAGCAACAAAATATACGAGTTGTGAATTTGTCAGTTGGTACATCTGGTGAAATCGCCTTCAAATCTGCAAAAAATAGGTCGACTTTCTTCCAAAAACTTTTTTTAAGGGGTAAAATTAAAGAAATGGCCGAACAAGGAGCAAAAATTTTTGCAGAAGAAATGAGAGGGTTTTTTAAAGCCAACCCCGAATCAGTCTTCGTTCTCGCTGCTGGAAATGAAAAAAGAGATTTGCGAAAAATTGGTGACCACACAGCTAATATTGAGGCAGGTAACTTAATCAAGGTGGCTGCCATAGACGGTAAAGGAAAGATTGCTTCGTTTTCAAATAGATCGTCGTCGTATGTTGACATTGCTGCTATTGGCACAGGAGTAACAAGTGCATTGGTCGGTGGAAGTGAAATGCATATGTCGGGCACATCACAAGCTGCTCCAAGTGTTGCAAATACACTAGCAAGAATATTTGAATCAAACCCCCAAATGTCATCAGCTGATGCAATTGAAGCACTATATTCTCGGTACACAACCAGTGATTCAACATTAGCTGATATGGTGGCTAATGGAAGAGTTTTAAAATCTAGCCCCGAGACCGAAAGGTTTAGTGCCGAAAAAGCTACTTACGAATTAACAGGACAAGTTTCTCAGAGCGAAATCAGCAGGGTTATTATGCAATACTCACAGCAGGTAGTAGAAAAAAGATTATCGTCATTGGATTTAACAATTATGAAGGGTGGAGTTGAAGCTCTGACCATTAATATCAAGAATGCCAACGGCAAAATAGATGTTTCAATCGTCGAAATTCCAACTGCAGCAGATGGAACACCAAAAGTGGCAAGGCATTCAGCTTCATCAAGTGCGAAATCTTGTCAGGCTTTATTTTTAGGTCTATAG